From the genome of Pseudophryne corroboree isolate aPseCor3 chromosome 9, aPseCor3.hap2, whole genome shotgun sequence:
CTACTCCACACTGTTACCCATCAGAGTACCCAGAACCTACGCAACATTACCACCCCTCAAACTAAGAGTACCCAGAGCCTACTCCACACTGTTACCCCTCAGAGTAAGAGTACCCGGAACCTACCCCACATTGTTACCCATCAGAGTAAGAGTACCCAGAGCCTACTCCACACTGTTACCCCTCTGAGTACCCAGAACCTATGCCACGTTATTACCCCTCAGAGTAAGAGTACCCGAAGCCTACCCCACATTGTTACCCCTCAGAGTAAGAGTACCTGGAGCCTACCCCACATTGTTACCCCTCAGAGTAAGAGTACCCAGAGCCTACCCCACATTGTTACCCCTCAGAGTAAGAGTACCAGTCTGGGAGCATCGAGGGAACCTACCTGGCAGCATTTTGTGTCCTCCTTTCACAATAGGGACAAACTCGTTTTTACTGGTCAGGTCTCCTTCATTAGCATCCAGCCCTAATTCCTTGCTGAAGAAGTCCTCCGTGTCCTCATCGCCTGTGCCTCTGGCTTTGTCGCACACCCATTCCTCGCAGCACTGCCCTGGTACCTTCACCAGCTTTGGATTTGGGCAGCCCAGGTTTGGGAGGGAAAGTTCTTGGGGGCATAAAGGCAGGCACCCCACGGCCCCATCGATGCACGTGCACTGGTGCTTGCAGTTTGGCTGGAAGCTCTCCCCATTCTGGTATATTCTGGAGTTGTACTCGCAGGGTCTGCCTTCAGACTTTGCTGCAGGAAGGAAGAGAGAAGTGACATTGTAATCCCACTGCAATACACAGCCTGCTTCTCCCAGACACTGCAATACACAGCCTGCTTCCCCCAGACACTGCAATACACAGCCTGCTTCTCCCAGACACTGCATTCCAGACTGCTGAAATCATGCACCCCTCTGCCAGTTACCTACCTCTGCAGATGCCCCTGGTGGCCCTGGAGCTGGCCCCGAAGTTGCACTCTAGTCCCTTGGTGTGGTCGCAGGGCTGGCTCTTgctgcagtcctcattcagctgctTGGCACAGACCTTGCAGCACCCGCAGCTGTCCAGGACTGATCCTACCCCTGGGGCACATCTGGGCACCTCTAAGGGACACTGGCACACGGATGGGCATGATGCCAACGCCTGGAAATAGGAGAGAGGGGGGTTATTATCATGTATTATTGCCCCATCATGCAGCACACTCACAGGGGGCAGCACCAGAGCAGAGCAGGGTAACTACTTACCAAGTCCAGGAGCCCAATGAGGATGGCTGCAGCCAGCAGGGGGGTAATTCCTAAGGCAGGCATAGTTCCGCTATCACTGGTGATGAATATCTCTGTATACTGGTCCCAGTGGCTGTGCTGGTCTGTGTGTACTGGTCCCAGTGGCTGTGCTGGTCTGTGTGTACTGGTCCCAGTGGCTGTGCTGGTCTGTGTGTACTGGTCCCAGTGGCTGTGCTGGTCTGTGTGTACTGGTCCCAGTGGCTGTGCTGGTCTGTGTGTACTGGTCCCAGTGGCTGTGCTGGTCTGTGTGTACTGGTCCCAGTGGCTGTGCTGGTCTCTGGTGTACTGGTCCCAGTGGCTGTGCTGGTCTGTGGTGTACTGGTCCAGTCTCCCTCTGAGCTGCTGCGGGCTCTCCCCGGATTATATAGGAGGCAGCAGCCCGTGACGTCATGAGTTCCACATTCACAAAGCATCCCAGGAATGCGGCTGAGCCCGAACTGCGGCCAAAGCCCTCCCCGTCTAATGGGAGCCTggctgggagagggagagaggggggagagcagcCTGAGAGGGCCCATAGGTCTGcatcagggttccggtatgaatggtcgaccatgttatggtcgacagtcattaggtcgaccactgttggtcgacattgac
Proteins encoded in this window:
- the CCN1 gene encoding CCN family member 1; amino-acid sequence: MPALGITPLLAAAILIGLLDLALASCPSVCQCPLEVPRCAPGVGSVLDSCGCCKVCAKQLNEDCSKSQPCDHTKGLECNFGASSRATRGICRAKSEGRPCEYNSRIYQNGESFQPNCKHQCTCIDGAVGCLPLCPQELSLPNLGCPNPKLVKVPGQCCEEWVCDKARGTGDEDTEDFFSKELGLDANEGDLTSKNEFVPIVKGGHKMLPAYGADPQAHVVETQKCIVQTTSWSQCSKTCGTGISTRVTNDNSNCRLVRETRICEVRPCGHTNYSQLKKGKKCTKTKKSPAPVRYSYAGCSSVKKYRPKYCGSCMDGRCCTPQQTRTVKIRFRCEDGETFTKNVMMIQSCRCNYNCPHANEAYPYYRLFNDIHKFRD